The following proteins come from a genomic window of Polyangiaceae bacterium:
- a CDS encoding DUF4388 domain-containing protein codes for MWTPTWVGERLHAEAVITDKQLRAAIQSMQLYNERMEEALLRTGAIDENRLLRFVAERCRTHFVSTAKLSRIEIPRDVLRWIPERVAEKLLAFPVRWEPDSETLSVVSPDAGDPEYVKQLALATGVRHLKAYVARPAAVRAAIRKWYRGEIQAFAEIATDTFTQIQASEIQERPLDTGMQPRRENPAPLSPPKAEYFRTPLPAVAAPPPPAPPLPAEPPPPAPNPRSTSPRLRRTGPDGDELLAGVINSDIATAPAPKPKPKTAAPARPAPSLPLPRRSVTPAPVSEIPASTTVDRRVRDLAELLNVLVSLNENSRDEFRGHSSSVARFSRLMIQRMGLDEIAATHAAIAANLHDLGKPVSYHLTVLNVAQYAPHRNAAQKLVYTPSRLVEGVGLPPDAITAAGAMYERFDGKGFPGRLAGKSIPLGGRILALCDSYSDLTLNPRNPFRKELSHEEAHEVLSQHAGTIFDPDLLELLSQLVVGEDLRRKLTDDKPLVLIAEPDAEEATILELRLVAQGFEVKVARSADQALRITQAGNVRYILSEIELSPFDGFELLSRIRKNDETRDIPFLFVARQSDAAAVDKSFALGAQDFVVKPTSGDVLAGKLRRLQMAAPKNDVSSGVAGSLSDMALPDLVQILHQSRKGGRLKVKSGGREGEVHFQEGQIVHSIIGDITGQEAFFELLALSEGTFALEPGFQPKETTIQMSPDMLVLEGLRRLDERNR; via the coding sequence ATGTGGACTCCCACCTGGGTCGGCGAGCGGCTTCACGCTGAAGCCGTCATAACGGACAAGCAGCTCCGCGCCGCCATCCAGAGCATGCAGCTCTACAACGAGCGCATGGAGGAGGCGCTGCTGCGCACGGGAGCCATCGACGAGAATCGCTTGCTGCGTTTCGTCGCGGAGCGCTGCCGCACCCACTTCGTGTCCACCGCCAAGCTCTCGCGCATCGAGATCCCGCGAGACGTGCTGCGCTGGATCCCCGAACGCGTTGCGGAGAAGCTCTTGGCGTTTCCCGTGCGCTGGGAGCCCGACAGCGAGACGCTCTCCGTGGTGTCCCCCGACGCGGGGGATCCCGAGTACGTGAAGCAGCTCGCCCTCGCCACCGGCGTTCGCCACCTGAAGGCGTACGTGGCGCGTCCCGCGGCCGTGCGGGCGGCCATCCGCAAATGGTATCGCGGCGAGATCCAGGCGTTCGCCGAGATCGCGACGGACACCTTCACTCAGATCCAGGCGAGCGAGATCCAAGAGCGTCCCCTCGACACCGGCATGCAGCCTCGACGCGAGAACCCGGCGCCGCTCTCGCCCCCGAAGGCGGAGTACTTCCGCACGCCGCTCCCTGCCGTCGCGGCGCCGCCGCCGCCCGCGCCGCCGCTGCCCGCCGAACCCCCGCCGCCGGCGCCCAATCCACGCTCCACCTCCCCTCGCCTGCGGCGCACGGGGCCCGACGGCGACGAGCTTCTGGCCGGGGTGATCAACTCGGACATCGCCACCGCGCCCGCCCCCAAGCCCAAGCCGAAGACGGCAGCACCCGCGCGCCCCGCGCCCAGCCTGCCCTTGCCGCGTCGTTCCGTGACGCCCGCGCCCGTGTCGGAAATCCCCGCCAGCACCACGGTGGATCGCCGCGTCCGAGATCTCGCGGAGCTCCTCAACGTGCTGGTCTCCCTGAACGAAAACTCGCGCGACGAGTTCCGAGGGCACTCGTCGTCCGTCGCGCGCTTCTCGCGGCTGATGATTCAGCGCATGGGGCTCGACGAGATCGCCGCCACGCACGCGGCCATCGCGGCGAACCTTCACGATCTGGGCAAGCCCGTCTCCTACCACCTCACCGTGCTGAACGTCGCTCAGTACGCGCCGCATCGAAACGCCGCGCAGAAGCTGGTGTACACGCCGTCGCGGCTGGTGGAGGGCGTGGGGCTACCGCCGGACGCGATCACCGCCGCCGGCGCCATGTACGAGCGCTTCGATGGCAAGGGATTCCCCGGACGCCTCGCGGGCAAGTCCATTCCGCTGGGCGGACGCATCTTGGCGTTGTGCGACAGCTATTCGGACTTGACGCTCAATCCGCGCAATCCGTTCCGCAAGGAGCTCAGTCACGAAGAAGCCCACGAGGTGCTGAGCCAGCACGCGGGCACCATCTTCGATCCCGATTTGCTGGAGCTCCTGAGCCAGTTGGTCGTCGGTGAGGATCTTCGGCGCAAGCTCACGGACGACAAGCCCCTGGTGCTCATCGCCGAGCCGGACGCCGAGGAAGCCACCATCTTGGAGCTGCGCCTCGTGGCCCAAGGCTTCGAGGTGAAAGTCGCGCGCTCTGCGGATCAAGCCCTGCGCATCACCCAGGCCGGCAACGTGCGCTACATTTTGAGCGAGATCGAGCTTTCGCCCTTCGACGGCTTCGAGCTCTTGTCTCGCATCCGCAAGAACGACGAAACACGCGACATCCCGTTCTTGTTCGTCGCCCGGCAGTCGGACGCCGCCGCCGTGGACAAGAGCTTTGCTCTGGGCGCGCAGGACTTCGTGGTCAAGCCCACCAGCGGTGACGTGCTCGCGGGCAAGCTCCGGCGGCTGCAGATGGCCGCCCCCAAGAACGACGTCTCCTCCGGCGTGGCGGGCTCGCTCTCCGACATGGCGCTGCCGGACCTCGTGCAGATCCTGCATCAGAGCCGCAAGGGCGGCCGTCTGAAGGTGAAGTCCGGCGGCCGCGAAGGCGAAGTGCACTTCCAGGAAGGACAGATTGTCCATTCCATCATCGGCGACATCACCGGACAGGAGGCCTTCTTCGAGCTGCTCGCTCTGTCGGAAGGCACCTTCGCTCTGGAGCCGGGGTTCCAGCCCAAGGAGACCACCATCCAGATGAGCCCGGACATGCTCGTGCTCGAGGGTCTGCGGCGCCTGGACGAACGAAATCGCTGA